The Hordeum vulgare subsp. vulgare chromosome 4H, MorexV3_pseudomolecules_assembly, whole genome shotgun sequence genomic interval CCTGCGATCACGTCTCCAGACCATCTGTACACACGCCTCCTGGCTGGACAAAGTCCTCCTGCACGAAAGCATCAAATGTTGACATGTTGCCTTCTGTTGTTAATCTCCAAAAATCTTTCATAGATTTGTAGCTCCAATAATTTTCGTGACAATAATAAACATCCCAAAAAATAGACCAGTTTCCCAAGGGACAAAAATGTCGTCTAAAATGAGGCTAGAACGTCACCGAAGTTGGGAAGGTTGCTGACCCGGGAGGAAATCTACTAATGACTACCGTCACAAATAATTATCTTAGATGACGGTTCATTCTTCGTCATCATGGTGTGAGCCGGTGTATGTCCATGTCTTACTCTTACCTCGCCGGCAATCACGCCAGCACTCGGAGAAACGCACTCAACCGTCAAGCATAGGCACAACAAAGCCAACCAGCTCCGCTTAATATCAGGCTTCACGTGCATGTAATTGTATGAATTTACAGATTTGTAATTAAGGTGTCCCATTGTAAAAATGATTATTTAAGATGTACCCGGTCACCGGTCTGCATAGATTTGAGGGGCTGGATTTGGTgtatccggttgtagatgctctaaacaGCATTAGCCCTGCGCCTCAATTTAGCACGCACACACACAAGGAATATCGCTAAAAAAAATTAATATtgttttttttattctttttgaaaaataatgcgcccatttgaaaatttgaaaatcTGGGCCTGCCTCGGCCCTGGCGTCACCGATAGGATCCTGTCGGCGTCGGCGCGGCCGACAGGGGTCCAGTCGGCCTAGGCAAAGCCGATAAGGGCCTCTCGGCCACGTGGCGGCCGACTACTGGCCAGACCACGTCGACAGGCCAGTCGGCCAAGCCTCTCGGCCCTGGCGTAGCCGATAGGGCtatcggccagggggaggccgactAGTGGCCGCCAgcccctcctcctctcttcctccttcctcctttcttcctccttcctctttcttccttctcctttctaccttatctcctttctttctttctcctcCTACCTTCTCCCCCCACCCAAAAAATCTGCCATTTCCACTTTTTGAACCATACATTTGTTGTGTAAGGAGTAGGGCATCCGAACTATCCTTCTCACTCGCGATGTGGTAGTTTGTGGTGCATGTTGTGAAGctatttttggtggtggtggtggaggttgaggtggaggttgtggtggtggtggtggtggtggtggtgtgggtgtagttggttgttttggtggagttggaggtggtggtgtgggATTAATCTCGGTGTTCATCGTTCGTCGTTCATCGTTTCTGCAcacgcttcaagggtaaaatatttttgttgtttaaatagttttaggtgctccggtagattagtataaatttagttgtttaactgCTTGTAGGTGCTCCgatagattagtataaatttagttgtttaactatTTTTAGGTGCttcggtagattagtataaatttagttgtttaactagttttaggtgctccggtagattagtataaatttagttgtttaactagttataggtgctccggtagattagtataaattaaGTTTAGTAAATGAAGTAGTGTAAATATGTTTAGGTTCTCCGATAGatttggaaaatatatttccGTTTGTCATTCTTCTAAATTTTTTTCTTGTTGAATAATATGTTAGGTCAGCAGAGATGTCTGATTTAGTGACGTTATGTTTGCACTATGGTCGTGGTACCGTTCAAACAAATGAGATGGGAGCTGATCTTAGTGAATTTCAGTACACAGAGGTGGAGGTGTCCTCCCCTAATACATGGTCTGTTACTCAGTTGACAGAATGGCTTGCGCGATGTTTAGGGTTCAATACTGAAACACACACCGTCGAtgttcatgcattatggacccggtccactggtaatattttctggtatttgaagcatatagagcgggACGACCAATGGGTGCGCTTGTTATAATCTTGCGAGCGTAGGGGATGTCATCATGTGGCCTTACTTCTCCCCGTGCTAAAGCCGGTTACTGAACCTGAAGTGGAACGTAGCTCTAAATATGGTGAGAGCAGTGTAGGGATGCATGATTCACAGTCAATTCATGCGTCCCATGCTGGGGATGATTTTTACGAAGCAGGCCAGAGTAGTCAGGCAGAAGGGGGAGATGCAGATGATTATCTCAGCGGTGAGGCGGATGCCGACGAGATAGATGGGCAATGGAGACGTGTAGGCAAAATAGCTAACATAAAATAGCTAACATAAAATCGCGAGTGTAGGCAAAATAGCTAACATAAAACAGCTAACATAAAATTTCAAAGAGGAAAAAAGATGACACTTCCATCAAAAACAGCAAAAATAAATAAGGGgagaaataaggagaagaaatagagaaggagggagaagaaataggtgagaaaggagggagagggggggagtCGCTGCCACTAGTGGCCTATCGGCTTCCCCAAAGCCGAGTGGCCACTAATCGGCCACCTGGAAGCCGATAGGCTCCTGTCGGCTAGGGCGGGGCCGACGGCCTCCTGTCGGCTTGGGCGGGGCCGACAACTCCCACTCGGCCACACCAAGGCCGAAGCAGgtatatttttcaaattttttgatttgatgcattatttttcaaaaagaataaaaaaaatgcaatatttaaaaaaattagcaGGAATATCACCATGCAGTTCTGATTTTTATAGACTCTTCAAGTCCATTGATGCAAACCCAGGCTTCTCTCAAACATTTGCTGCCCCGCAACAGATCCAACATGCTAATCTAGTGGAGTTACATCCAACGGTTTGCTTCTTACACACCAGTCGGCTAGCTCAACCCATGAGCACTAGTCAGCCTTGCAGGCTTTACACACACAAGGGACTGCATGCCTACATTTCCATGATCCTATCAGTCGTTGCGTCAAGCAGAGTCTTGTCCTCTGATCTTGAGCCCGATCCACAAGATGGTAGCGGCGACCTCTGGCCAGGGCAGGGGCTACCGCCATGTGTTGCCAGCTTCCTGCCAATACACAAGATTGTTGTCACAGCTGTAGTGAACAGCAACCTCATTTTCGCCAAAAGAATAATATACACGCTGATGTGCATGAACTTGTACACATaagccctattactcaactcttaACAAACCCTTCCCGTGCATTATACCATTGTCACTATGCGGAACACTAGAGAACCAACATCTCTAGTATGGTATGTAGATTGTAGGATAGCAATCAGAGATCTTTTGATGTAACAGCGCTTGGAAAAGGCAAAACGAGAACCATTTTTCTAACATTTTGGCAGATAATGCAGGGTATATGTCATACAAATTAAGTTGCAAATTCTCTCTATGTACATAATATAGGTCCGGTAGACCATAAAAAACTGTAGTCTGAGGGAATAATCAAGTTGGTGTATGCTCAAACACATAATACGTTTGTATCCAATACAAGTAATCAGGATGTTTctcaaaaggaaacaagatagacGAGATCTACCAACCAAAACATCAACCTAATGCAAGTTGCAACCTACATACTGCAATATCATAACTACATTATACCACTCACATTAAGCAGTACTCAAGGAGCATAACTTACTCATTGCAACCATTATCAACATCACGGAGGTCATTTCTATCAGCAGGCGTATCTGATCCCCTCTTCTTATTGTCGCCATGTTCCTTTAACTGTCTTAGTGATTTCCCACGGTACTCTTCCTTTCTCTGTCCGGAATCTGAGAAGTCACCTCGCTTTCTTGACACGATGCACTATGAACAACATTAGTACTGGAATAGCGTAGCAAGGTTACACTCATTGAGCAGCAGTGAAGAAACATGGCTTACTCTCTTGAACCATTATCAGCATCGCAGTGGTGGCTTCTATCATCAACAGTATATGATCCCCTCTTGTTATCATTATCATGTTCTTCTGATTGTCTTGATGATTTTGCCCTGTGGTCCTCCGTTCCCTTTTGGGCAGCTGAGTAGTCATTTCGACTTCTTAGGAAGGTGGAGTATAAAAAACATTAGTTATGCTATTGGTATAACAAGATCACACCTGTCACACGCTAAAAAAATAAGATTACACTATCATATTTTAGCAACAGAACTTACTCTTTGGAACCATTATCAACATCACGGGGGTCATCTCTATCATTACGAGTATATGATCCCCTACCCTTATGCTCATCATGTTCTTTTGATTGTCTTGGTAAACTTGCCTGGCGCTCTTCCTTTCTCATTCCAGCAGCTGCGTAGTCCTTTCGCCTTCTTGGGACAGTAGAGTATAAAAACTATAAGTTCTGAATAGCATAACAAGATTACACCCGTCACATTTAGTAGCATGAAGGAACACAGCTTACTCTTTGGAACTATTATCAGCATCACGGAGGTCATTTCTATCATCACGAGTATATGATCCCCTCTTCTTATGTTCATCATGTTCCTTTGATTGTCTCGGTAAACTTGCCTGGTGCTCTTCCTTTCTCTTTCCAGCAGCTGGGTAGTCCTTTCGCCTTCTTAGGACAGTATTTGTATAAAAATTATTAATTCTGGATAGCTTAACAAGATTACACCCGTCACATTTAGCAGCATGAAGGAACAAAGCTTACTCTTTGGAACCCTTATCAGCACCACGAAGGTCATTTCTATCGTCACGAGTATATGATCCCCTCTTCTTATGCGCACCATGTTCCTTTGATTGTCTTGGTAAACTTGCCTGGTGCTCTTCCTTTCTCTTTCCAGCAGCTGAGTAGTCCTTTTGCCTTCTTGGGACAGTATAGTATTAGAACTGTTAGTTCTGGATAGCATAACAAGAGTACACCCGACACGTTTAGCAGCATGAAGGAACAGAGCTTACTCTTTGGAACCATTATCAGCATCACGGTGCTCATTTCTGTCATCACAAGTATAGGATCCCCTCTTCTTATGTTCATCATGTTCCTTTGATTGTCTTGGCAAACTTGCCTGGTGCTCTTCCTTTCTCTTTCCAGCAGTTGGGTAGTCCTTTTGCCTTCTTGGGACAGTAGAGTATTAAAAATATTAGTTCAGGAtagcatggaagccatcttcttggtacgacagctgatgaagagatacagggagcaaaagaaggaccttcatatggtgttcattgatttggagaaggcctatgataagatacctcggaatgtcatgtggtgggccttggagaaacacaaagtcccaataaagtacattaccctcatcaaggatatgtatgataatgttgtgacaagtgttcgaacaagtgatggcgacaccgataactttccgattagaatagggctacaccaagggtcagctttgagcccttatctttttgatttggtgatggatgaggtcacaagggatatacaaggagatatcccatggtgtatgctctttgcggatgatgtggtgctagtcgataatagccgaacgggggttaatagaaagttaagagttatggaggcggactctagaatcgaaaggttttaggcttagtagaactaaaactgaatacatgaggtgcagttttagtgctactaggcacgaggatggagaggttagccttggtgggcaggtggtaccggagagagacatgtttcgatatttggggtccatgttgcagaaggatggcgatatcgatgaagacgtgggccaccgaatcaaggctaggtggatgaagtggcgccaagcttctggcgtactctgtgacaagagagtgccacaaaagctaaaagacaggttttataggacagctatccgacctgtgatgttgtatggcgcggagtgttggccaaccaagagacgacatatccaacagttaggtgtagcagagatgcgcatgttgagatggatatgtggccacacaaggaaggatcgggtacggaatgacgatatacgagagagacttggggtagcaccgattgaagagaagctggtccagtatcgtctcagatggtttggacatattcaacggaggccaccggaagcgccggtgcatagcggacagataaagcgtgctgagaatgttaagaggggtcgtggtagaccaaacttgacatgggaggagtccgttaagagagacctgaaggtttggaatatcgacaaagacttagccatggacaggggtgcgtggaagttagctatccacgttccaaagccatgacttggcttcgagatcttatgggtttcaactctagcctaccccaacttgtttgggactgaaaggcttggttgttgttgttgttgttgttgttgtagcataCCAAAAGTACCCCCAAGACATTTAGCAGCATGAAGGAACAGAGCTTACTCTTTGGAACCATTATCAGCATCACGGTGCTCATTTCTGTTACCACAAGTATAGGATCCCCTCTTCTTATGTTCATCATGTTCCTTGGATTGTCTTGGTAAACTTGCCTGGTGCTCTTCCTTTCTCTTTCCAGCAGCTGGGTAGTTCTTTTGCCTTCTTGGGACAGTAGAGTATTAAAAATATTAGTTCTGGATAGCATAACAAGAGTACACCCGAGACATTTACCAGCATGAAGGAACAGAGCTTACTCTTTGGAACCGTTATCAGCATCACGGTAGTCATTTCTGTTATCACGAGTATAGGATCCACTCTTCTtatgttcatcatattcctttGATTGCCTTGGTAAACTTGCCTGGCGCTCTTCCTTTCTCTTTCCAGCAGCTGAGTCATCCTTTCGCCTTCTTAGGACAGTAGAGTATAAAAACTATTAGCTCTTGATAGCATAACAAGATTACACCATCACATTTAGCAGCATGAAGGAACAGAGCTTACTCTTTGGAACCATTATGAGCATCGCGGAGCTCCTTTCCATCAATATGAGTATAGGATCTGTGCTTCTTATCGTTATCATGTTCTTTTGACTGGCTTTGTGAATTTGCTTGGGAAGGCTTTTCCATTCTCTTTTGTGAAGCACAGTCAGGTCCTGCACGCCTCCTGTGAACAACATACACCGTTATTACAGAGGTGCAAATGACCAGAAAGTACTAGCATTaacatatgatcaacatggaaatAAATCTAAACTATGCAAACAATGCATGCACTAATTTACGTCTACCAATACTAAACAGAACACCGTTCAGTAATACAAACAGCAAGCGATACAATGACATTAGAATGAAAATCATATATGCAACAACAGCCTTTTCTGAAGTCTAGTTAAAACAGCATGTTTTCTCCCCAACAGACTATATACTCTGATGCCAGTAAATCACTGAAGCCCAAAAGAAGGTTCCGGTGCATCATAACAATGTTAGAATAGCATATACTCGGAACGAAGCTGAGTTTAGTAGGATATCTTCAATCTACTGAACTGTGACTGTTATACAGGATATGCTGCAGAAAACATCTAAATAAGTATATTCTGACTTATGAACTGTGTCTGGTAGACACCACTAAGGATTAAGATGATGTTTGACATCTCAATGAGTATAACAACAGAAGTTCTGGAATAGCAGATTACCCCAGTCAAATTTAGCAGCAGCGAAGGAACGGAACTTACTCATTGTAGCCATTGTCAGCATCAGTACGGTCAATTCCATCATCAGGGGCATAGGATCTCTTCTTATCCTCACGTTCTTTTGTCGGTTGTGGTGATTCCAaccgacactcctttatcttcgggGAAGCAGAGTAGCCATCTCGCTTTCTTGGGGCAGCAGAGTATGAAGATTGAAAACCATTAATTCTCAAAAGCATAACTAGATTATGTCAATAAAATTTGGCAGCAGGAACACAACTTACTTCTTGTAACAATCAACAGAATTATGCCGCCCATTTATATCATCAGGAGAACAGGACCTCCTATTTTCATCCTCATGTTCAGTGGACTGTTTTGGTGATTTTGCCCAGCGCGCTTCCTTTCTCTTTGGGGAAGCAGAGCAGTCATCTCGCCTTCTTGAGTGTGATCCAGAAGATGGTCTGGGTGACCTCCGGCAGGCATGGGATCCCTCACCGTCAGGTGTTACCGGCTTCCTGTCGACATGCAAATTGCTACTACAAAGATACAAACATAAAAAGAAGGAATGTAAATCGTTTACTCATATAAGACCACATGGAAATAATTCTGAACTatgcacacaactcatatcactaATCCTAAACAGCACACACTATTATACAAATAGTGAGCAGTATAATGGTGCAAAAAAACATAGATGCAATCACAATCTTGTCAGAACTAAGGTGAAATCAGGACTTCTCTAGCAAAAAGATTATATTATATAAGCCGGTGCCAAGGGGCTCTCATTCTCTtctttcccttctctctcctcgtcTCTTTGAGAGTCGCCAGCCCTAGCCtagctcctctcacctcctcctccggcggcTCCGCCAGCCAGAGTGGGCATGGGAATGGAGGCCGGGTTGCTGCTCTGTATTGTAGGGGTAGGGTTTAGTCATCGTGGTTTTCCTTGATGGCGTTTGGCTATATGCCGTTGAGAAGCTTGGCATCGGACCCCCCGAGCTACAACGAGTGGAGGCCCCTACATCTAGCTTTCATCAATGGTGGACGACGGCTGAAAGGGGTGGATCCAGCAACGGCTTCAAAAATAAGCTCATATTGACGACGGATCTAGAGGCTTTTCAAGCTGATCCGAGAGGATGGCGGATCTGGCTCGGGACCTCGCAGAGCCAGCATGCCAAGGGATTATCGGTTGGCAGCAGAGCTTTCTCATCTTCTTCAACTTCCTCTGCGTCAACCTCCATCGCCGGAGCTTCGGATCAAACAAAGAATTGTCTCCGACGAGCGATTTGGGCGACTCGGGTGGAACGCTGGATTCAAACGGATTTGCCGCCGAACTCCGACGTCCCCTTCTTCAACCTCCAGAAGAGAGGCCCTTCTTTCCTTGCCCTATGCTGACAAGGTTGTGGCCAGAGATGGTCGCCAAGGCATCTCCGGCGAGGTAGCCGGACGATTCAGGAATCAATTGCATTTTTGCGTTCTCTCTTGGGGTCCTGAATGTAAAACAGGAAGACTTGCTTGTAATTTCTCTATTCTTTATGGACCTCTGCGCAGTATAATACATACTTATGTTAATTTAGGGACTGTGTGGTTTCAAGCCACAACTTGCCACACTTTGCCACACCTCAACTTAGGCAAGTTTGACCAAGTTAGGTGTGTGTTTAGTTCTTGCCACAACTAAAGCGGAAAAAAAATAGCACTAAGCCCCACATGTCATAGATACAAAAAGTGTGGCAAGATTCCCTAAGGCAAGCCAAAGTGCGGCTAACTATTTGAGCACCCAAAGTGTGGCAATATGTGGCAAATATAGTCACAATCCAAACAGGCCCTTAATGCCAGCTCTTGGAAAACTGATGCCAACTGTACACATGTTCTGGAGAAAAGTACTGGACTCTGAAGGTTCAGGTGAATGGTGCGCTCACTCAGAATTAACATGCATCTAGAAGGATATGTATGTAGCCCTAGCAGGAAAGGAAGAACTTTCAATATGATAATGCTTGGGAAAGGAAGAGTTGACCATTTTCATATATTTTGGCAGACAATATAGTGGTACAGGTTATGAGCACGGAAGAAGGCTAAATAGATCACCCATGAGACTTAATTAATATAAGTCCAGTAGACCATTATACACTCCTGGGCGAGAAAAAAACTAAGTTTGTACACCCAGGGTTGATCACAAACTATATGTTATCCAACACAGAGGATCAGCTGTGGCACACATGATTGACACTGTACACAGAACGCCTGGTAAAGAAATCTCTAAAAAGGATAACTAACAAGTACCAATCTATTGCAGGCTGTAATCGATACACTGAAGTAGTGGGTTAAAAGGATGCAGTCTGAGACACCAATAAGTATAACACAATTAGTCCATTAGTCCTGGAATATCACAACTAGATCATGCCGATGACATttagcagcagtcaaggaacatAACTTATTCTCTGGGACCATTAACTGCATCATGGTGGTCATTTCTATCATGAGGGGCATAGGGTCTCCCCTTTGTATCCTTATTATATTCTTCTGACTCTATTGATGATTTTGCCTGGCACTCTTCCTTAATCTTTGGTGAAGCAGAGCAGTCACCTTGCATTCTTAGGTCAGGAGAGTATGAACATAAGTTCTGCATAGCATAACTAGATCACACCAGTAACTTTTAGTAGCAGTTTAGGAACAGAACTTACTCATTGTGACTATGATCAACATGACGGCAGTCATTTCTATCATCAGGAGTATTTGATCTCCACTTCCTATGTTTATCATGTTCTTTTGACTGTCTTGGTGATTGCTCCCGACGCTCTTCTTTTCCCTTTGGGGGAGCAGAGTAGGCATCTCGCCTTCTTGAGTGTGATCCAGAGGATGATCTGGGTGACTTCTGGTGGGGAGATGATCCCTTACCATCAGTTGTTGCCGGACTCCTGTTAACACACATTATTACTACAATGGTGGATATGCACAAAAGGAATGCAATTAACCATTTGTCCATATGGCAACCATAGAAATAAATCTGAACTATGCACATAGATTATGTAACCAATCCTAAATAGAACACTGTTCAGTAATGCAAACAGTGAGCAGCACAATGGGCATTAAAAAAATCATGGATGCAACCACAACCGTGTCAAAAGAATAGTTAAATGCGATATTTTTTCTCACCAATAGATTATATATGCTGATGCCGATGAACTGTCAACTATGTCCTGGAGATAATTACTAAACTCTACAAAGAAGGCTCTGGGGCATGATATCAGTGTCCCTATAGCGAATAATGTACACTCACTCAGTAGTAACATGTTTCTAGTACTCAGTGGTAACATGTTTCTAGCGAGTCACGTGAACTGGCGCACGGTCTCCCGACGATCGAATACGGCGGGCTGGGCGTTCGAGACCTTGAGCGCACGGGGCTCGCCCTCAGACTCAGATGGCTATGGCTCTCGAGGACGGACACCGACCGTGCCTGGCAGGGCCTCGACCTGCAGTTCACACCTGAGGAGCGCAGACTCTTCTACGCCTCCACATCCATGGTGATCGGGGACGGTTTGACAGCCCTATTTTGGGAAGACCGCTGGCTCCACGGTCAGTCCATTCGCGAGCTCGCGCCCCAGCTCTACCTATGCATCCCCAAAAACCGAAGAAAAGCGCGGACGGTGGCGGAGGGCATCGGCGGCAACGCTTGGGCACATGACATCCACGGAGTCGTAGGCCTGCAAGAGATTGGGCAGTACCTGCGGACATGGCAGCTTGTGATGCACACAACTCTGTCCACCGAGCCGGACAAGCTCGTCTGG includes:
- the LOC123448268 gene encoding serine/arginine repetitive matrix protein 1-like isoform X2, with amino-acid sequence MTCVQVPRAMARSRSPKGEGDSRRRSPPRRSSGEQGGRKEQGPVSLLVRNIPHNCRSEDLRVPFEKFGPVWDVHMPKDYYSGEPKGFAFIEFSDPHDASEAQYHMNSKLFCGREIKVVPATAKRKRPEDMRRQTGVRVHSGSKRRHLSRHGRSRSRSHSRSPRHGGRDRSRSHSPAPRRRGDYSASPKRKEECQAKSSGQSKEHDNDKKLGPCTPGDRSEHHDTDNDSNERQATPDYSAVPKRKEECQTKSPKQPNEHDVDKKCVSFSPDKNNCRDADNGHNERDDYSTSSKKKGERLARSPRLSKEHGKDKKQRSYSRDDRSDCRDADNGFKESPATTDGKGSSPHQKSPRSSSGSHSRRRDAYSAPPKGKEERREQSPRQSKEHDKHRKWRSNTPDDRNDCRHVDHSHNDSNLHVDRKPVTPDGEGSHACRRSPRPSSGSHSRRRDDCSASPKRKEARWAKSPKQSTEHEDENRRSCSPDDINGRHNSVDCYKKKRDGYSASPKIKECRLESPQPTKEREDKKRSYAPDDGIDRTDADNGYNERRAGPDCASQKRMEKPSQANSQSQSKEHDNDKKHRSYTHIDGKELRDAHNGSKERRKDDSAAGKRKEERQASLPRQSKEYDEHKKSGSYTRDNRNDYRDADNGSKERQKNYPAAGKRKEEHQASLPRQSKEHDEHKKRGSYTCGNRNEHRDADNGSKERQKDYPTAGKRKEEHQASLPRQSKEHDEHKKRGSYTCDDRNEHRDADNGSKERQKDYSAAGKRKEEHQASLPRQSKEHGAHKKRGSYTRDDRNDLRGADKGSKERRKDYPAAGKRKEEHQASLPRQSKEHDEHKKRGSYTRDDRNDLRDADNSSKERRKDYAAAGMRKEERQASLPRQSKEHDEHKGRGSYTRNDRDDPRDVDNGSKDRNDYSAAQKGTEDHRAKSSRQSEEHDNDNKRGSYTVDDRSHHCDADNGSREKRGDFSDSGQRKEEYRGKSLRQLKEHGDNKKRGSDTPADRNDLRDVDNGCNEKLATHGGSPCPGQRSPLPSCGSGSRSEDKTLLDATTDRIMEM
- the LOC123448268 gene encoding protein starmaker-like isoform X18 — protein: MTCVQVPRAMARSRSPKGEGDSRRRSPPRRSSGEQGGRKEQGPVSLLVRNIPHNCRSEDLRVPFEKFGPVWDVHMPKDYYSGEPKGFAFIEFSDPHDASEAQYHMNSKLFCGREIKVVPATAKRKRPEDMRRQTGVRVHSGSKRRHLSRHGRSRSRSHSRSPRHGGRDRSRSHSPAPRRRGDYSASPKRKEECQAKSSGQSKEHDNDKKLGPCTPGDRSEHHDTDNDSNERQATPDYSAVPKRKEECQTKSPKQPNEHDVDKKCVSFSPDKNNCRDADNGHNERDDYSTSSKKKGERLARSPRLSKEHGKDKKQRSYSRDDRSDCRDADNGFKESPATTDGKGSSPHQKSPRSSSGSHSRRRDAYSAPPKGKEERREQSPRQSKEHDKHRKWRSNTPDDRNDCRHVDHSHNDSNLHVDRKPVTPDGEGSHACRRSPRPSSGSHSRRRDDCSASPKRKEARWAKSPKQSTEHEDENRRSCSPDDINGRHNSVDCYKKKRDGYSASPKIKECRLESPQPTKEREDKKRSYAPDDGIDRTDADNGYNERRAGPDCASQKRMEKPSQANSQSQSKEHDNDKKHRSYTHIDGKELRDAHNGSKERRKDDSAAGKRKEERQASLPRQSKEYDEHKKSGSYTRDNRNDYRDADNGSKERQKNYPAAGKRKEEHQASLPRQSKEHDEHKKRGSYTCGNRNEHRDADNGSKERQKDYPTAGKRKEEHQASLPRQSKEHDEHKKRGSYTCDDRNEHRDADNGSKERQKDYSAAGKRKEEHQASLPRQSKEHGAHKKRGSYTRDDRNDLRGADKGSKERRKDYPAAGKRKEEHQASLPRQSKEHDEHKKRGSYTRDDRNDLRDADNSSKERRKDYAAAGMRKEERQASLPRQSKEHDEHKGRGSYTRNDRDDPRDVDNGSKESRNDYSAAQKGTEDHRAKSSRQSEEHDNDNKRGSYTVDDRSHHCDADNGSRDEVTSQIPDRERKSTVGNH
- the LOC123448268 gene encoding protein starmaker-like isoform X17, which encodes MTCVQVPRAMARSRSPKGEGDSRRRSPPRRSSGEQGGRKEQGPVSLLVRNIPHNCRSEDLRVPFEKFGPVWDVHMPKDYYSGEPKGFAFIEFSDPHDASEAQYHMNSKLFCGREIKVVPATAKRKRPEDMRRQTGVRVHSGSKRRHLSRHGRSRSRSHSRSPRHGGRDRSRSHSPAPRRRGDYSASPKRKEECQAKSSGQSKEHDNDKKLGPCTPGDRSEHHDTDNDSNERQATPDYSAVPKRKEECQTKSPKQPNEHDVDKKCVSFSPDKNNCRDADNGHNERDDYSTSSKKKGERLARSPRLSKEHGKDKKQRSYSRDDRSDCRDADNGFKESPATTDGKGSSPHQKSPRSSSGSHSRRRDAYSAPPKGKEERREQSPRQSKEHDKHRKWRSNTPDDRNDCRHVDHSHNDSNLHVDRKPVTPDGEGSHACRRSPRPSSGSHSRRRDDCSASPKRKEARWAKSPKQSTEHEDENRRSCSPDDINGRHNSVDCYKKKRDGYSASPKIKECRLESPQPTKEREDKKRSYAPDDGIDRTDADNGYNERRAGPDCASQKRMEKPSQANSQSQSKEHDNDKKHRSYTHIDGKELRDAHNGSKERRKDDSAAGKRKEERQASLPRQSKEYDEHKKSGSYTRDNRNDYRDADNGSKERQKNYPAAGKRKEEHQASLPRQSKEHDEHKKRGSYTCGNRNEHRDADNGSKERQKDYPTAGKRKEEHQASLPRQSKEHDEHKKRGSYTCDDRNEHRDADNGSKERQKDYSAAGKRKEEHQASLPRQSKEHGAHKKRGSYTRDDRNDLRGADKGSKERRKDYPAAGKRKEEHQASLPRQSKEHDEHKKRGSYTRDDRNDLRDADNSSKERRKDYAAAGMRKEERQASLPRQSKEHDEHKGRGSYTRNDRDDPRDVDNGSKESRNDYSAAQKGTEDHRAKSSRQSEEHDNDNKRGSYTVDDRSHHCDADNGSRDASCQESEVTSQIPDRERKSTVGNH